The proteins below come from a single Cottoperca gobio chromosome 11, fCotGob3.1, whole genome shotgun sequence genomic window:
- the ccdc126 gene encoding coiled-coil domain-containing protein 126 encodes MLGALLRRNMSQKLSVLLMVFGLAWGLMLLRYTVQQPRHQSSVELREQILELSRRYVKVLTEENQNAPGGPQGTSMAGYADLKRTIAVLLDDILTRLVKLEGKIELAVNASSTNTSHTAGGVLASAAAALQKSSKQETADSHPGMSRLHPHIPNRPRPHHGA; translated from the exons ATGCTGGGTGCACTCCTGCGGAGGAACATGTCCCAGAAGCTGAGTGTGCTGCTGATGGTATTCGGCCTGGCGTGGGGACTTATGCTGCTGCGCTACACTGTGCAGCAGCCTCGCCATCAGAGCAGCGTCGAGCTACGTGAGCAGATCCTTGAGCTCAGCCGGCGATACGTCAAGGTCCTGACAGAGGAGAACCAGAATGCACCAGGTGGGCCGCAGGGAACCTCCATGGCTGGTTATG ctgatctGAAGAGGACTATCGCTGTGCTGCTGGACGACATTTTGACACGGCTGGTCAAACTGGAGGGTAAAATTGAGTTGGCTGTCAATGCCTCGTCCACTAACACCTCCCACACAGCAGGGGGCGTCCTtgcctctgctgcagctgccctACAGAAATCCTCAAAGCAGGAGACAGCTGACAGCCACCCAGGGATGTCCCGCCTTCACCCACACATCCCTAATAGGCCTCGGCCACATCATGGAGCATAg
- the fam221a gene encoding protein FAM221A isoform X1, translating to METICVDKSALQAVDDYCKYRRIVGDDDGGKLFSPKEYEEYKRKVLPQRLKNRLYVSFGVPGGIDCKLIGPETQCFCTHRYKQHKTDFEVVPSERPLALPCQVRGCHCSAYQHVPQIGPNPVRCRCKHFPQDHSEATGHLCKKCSSCSGFKSTFSCRCGQPSSSHQTLVETKLEREARGQPIGKDVPYAAMGGLTGFSSLLDGYLALEASGSDRDGEDGCQRGCPAARIKETSTKASGSISCKRGTDKL from the exons ATGGAGACGATATGTGTCGATAAATCAGCTTTACAAGCAGTAGATGACTACTGCAAGTACAGAAG gattgttggtgatgatgatggaggaAAACTGTTCTCTCCAAAGGAATATGAGGAGTACAAGAGGAAAGTGCTCCCTCAACGACTGAAAAACAGGCTGTATGTGAGCTTTGGGGTTCCAGGAGGTATCGACTGCAAACTCATCGGTCCTGAGACACAGTGCTTCTGTACACATAG GTACAAGCAACATAAGACTGACTTTGAAGTGGTTCCCTCTGAGCGACCCCTGGCCCTACCATGTCAGGTCAGAGGATGTCATTGTTCTGCTTACCAGCATGTTCCCCAGATTGGACCAAATCCTGTCCGCTGCAGGTGTAAACACTTTCCTCAGGATCACAGTGAAGCTACTGGCCACTTGTGCAAAAAGT GCAGTTCCTGTTCTGGGTTTAAGAGCACATTCAGCTGTAGGTGTGGCCAGCCTAGCTCTTCCCATCAGACCCTG GTTGAGACAAAACTAGAGAGGGAGGCACGTGGTCAGCCCATCGGCAAAGATGTCCCTTATGCTGCCATGGGGGGGCTGACAGGGTTCAGCTCCTTGTTGGATGGGTATCTCGCTTTGGAAGCCAGCGGCTCAG ATCGGGACGGAGAAGATGGCTGCCAGCGGGGATGCCCTGCTGCAAGGATCAAAGAAACGTCTACCAAAGCATCCGGCTCTATTTCCTGTAAGAGAGGGACCGATAAACTGTGA
- the fam221a gene encoding protein FAM221A isoform X2 yields MWIVGDDDGGKLFSPKEYEEYKRKVLPQRLKNRLYVSFGVPGGIDCKLIGPETQCFCTHRYKQHKTDFEVVPSERPLALPCQVRGCHCSAYQHVPQIGPNPVRCRCKHFPQDHSEATGHLCKKCSSCSGFKSTFSCRCGQPSSSHQTLVETKLEREARGQPIGKDVPYAAMGGLTGFSSLLDGYLALEASGSDRDGEDGCQRGCPAARIKETSTKASGSISCKRGTDKL; encoded by the exons ATGTG gattgttggtgatgatgatggaggaAAACTGTTCTCTCCAAAGGAATATGAGGAGTACAAGAGGAAAGTGCTCCCTCAACGACTGAAAAACAGGCTGTATGTGAGCTTTGGGGTTCCAGGAGGTATCGACTGCAAACTCATCGGTCCTGAGACACAGTGCTTCTGTACACATAG GTACAAGCAACATAAGACTGACTTTGAAGTGGTTCCCTCTGAGCGACCCCTGGCCCTACCATGTCAGGTCAGAGGATGTCATTGTTCTGCTTACCAGCATGTTCCCCAGATTGGACCAAATCCTGTCCGCTGCAGGTGTAAACACTTTCCTCAGGATCACAGTGAAGCTACTGGCCACTTGTGCAAAAAGT GCAGTTCCTGTTCTGGGTTTAAGAGCACATTCAGCTGTAGGTGTGGCCAGCCTAGCTCTTCCCATCAGACCCTG GTTGAGACAAAACTAGAGAGGGAGGCACGTGGTCAGCCCATCGGCAAAGATGTCCCTTATGCTGCCATGGGGGGGCTGACAGGGTTCAGCTCCTTGTTGGATGGGTATCTCGCTTTGGAAGCCAGCGGCTCAG ATCGGGACGGAGAAGATGGCTGCCAGCGGGGATGCCCTGCTGCAAGGATCAAAGAAACGTCTACCAAAGCATCCGGCTCTATTTCCTGTAAGAGAGGGACCGATAAACTGTGA
- the tra2a gene encoding transformer-2 protein homolog alpha, whose protein sequence is MSDVEDGNYEGRGSRSPSKSDRGSPARVKTESRSGSQSPARASKRSESRSRSRSKSRSRSRRHSNRRYSRSRSRSYSHRRKSRSRSYSTEYRRKKSQSTSPMSSRRRPTGSKSHDFPKEANSQGADGDVRANPDPSTCLGVFGLSLYTTERDLREVFSRYGPLAGVNVVYDQRTGRSRGFAFVYFERIDDSKEAMERANGMELDGRRIRVDYSITKRAHTPTPGIYMGRPTHNGGGSGGGSSSGGGGGGREGGREGGREGGREGGSSGGSGSSRRGRDSHYDRGYERYDRYEEYDYSRRRSPSPYYNRYRSRSRSRSYSPRRY, encoded by the exons ATGAGTGACGTTGAGGATGGAAATTATGAGGGACGG GGGTCACGCTCCCCGTCTAAATCGGATCGTGGGAGTCCAGCTCGAGTCAAGACGGAGAGCAGGTCCGGCTCCCAGAGCCCAGCCCGAGCCTCAAAACGCTCAGAGTCCAGATCCCGCTCTCGGTCAAAATCTAG GTCTCGTTCTAGGCGGCACTCAAATCGCCGCTATAGCCGCTCACGCTCTCGCTCCTATTCCCACCGGAGGAAGTCCCGCTCTCGCTCCTACAGCACCGAGTACCGCCGCAAGAAGAGCCAGAGCACTTCCCCTATGTCAAGCCGCCGCCGTCCCACTGGCAGCAAG AGCCACGACTTCCCAAAAGAAGCAAACAGTCAAGGCGCAGATGGTGACGTGAGG GCAAACCCTGACCCCAGCACATGTTTGGGGGTGTTTGGCTTGAGCCTGTACACCACAGAGCGCGACCTAAGGGAGGTGTTTTCACGCTACGGTCCTCTGGCAGGGGTCAATGTGGTGTACGACCAGCGGACAGGTCGCTCCCGTGGCTTTGCCTTCGTTTACTTCGAGAGAATTGATGATTCCAAAGAG GCAATGGAGCGAGCCAATGGCATGGAGCTGGACGGGAGGCGCATCAGAGTGGACTATTCCATTACTAAACGTGCTCATACCCCCACACCAGGAATCTACATGGGTCGACCAACTCA CAATGGTGGTGGCAGTGGTggcggcagcagcagtggaggaggCGGCGGTGGCAGAGAGGGAGGCCGTGAGGGAGGCCGAGAAGGAGGTCGAGAGGGaggcagcagtggtggaagcggaagcagcaggagagggagagactctCATTATGACCGCGGCTATGAGCGCTACGACAGATATGAAGAGTACGATTATAG TCGCAGGCGCTCTCCATCACCCTACTACAATCGATACAGGTCTCGCTCACGGTCTCGCTCCTACAGCCCAC GGCGATACTAA